ATGATGCGTTTAAACAAATATATTGATGTTATAATTCCACGTGGCGGAGCAGGCTTAATAAAAAGAGTTGTAGAAAATAGTATAGTGCCTGTTATTGAAACAGGTGTTGGTATTTGTCATATTTATGTAGATGATAAGGCAAATATGGATATGGCAACTAAAATCATCATCAATGCAAAAACTACTCGTCCTGCTGTTTGTAATGCTGTTGAAACGGTATTAATTCATCAGGGTATAGCAAATGAATTTCTTCCATTATTATGTGAAAAATTAAAATCGTATAAAGTGGAAATTCGCGGTTGTGAAAAATGCTGTCAAATTTGTCCAGATTTAAAATTAGCTACAGATGAAGATTGGGCAACAGAATATGGCGATTTAATTCTTTCAGTAAAAATTGTTACAGATATGGATGAAGCAATTGACCATATTAATAATTTTGGCAGTGGTCATTCAGAAGCAATTATCACAGATTGCTATACAAATGCATTGAAATTCCAAAAAAATGTAGATGCAGCCGCAGTTTATGTAAATGCCTCTACTCGTTTTACTGATGGCAATGAATTTGGTTTTGGTGCAGAAATTGGCATAAGTACCCAAAAATTACATGCTAGAGGACCAATGGGACTTGAAGCACTTACTACTATGAAATATTTAATCTATGGTGAAGGTCAAGTCCGTTGAAATTTCGTTCCTATTTAAGATTATTTAAAGATTATTATGCTACACCTAAGGGTAGACATGATATTAATGATTATTTAAGAGCTTTTTTATTGTTTATTATCGTGTCTACTATAGCTGCATTGATTTTACTATATTTTGTTTTATAATATTTTATAATATATGGAG
The window above is part of the Megamonas hypermegale genome. Proteins encoded here:
- a CDS encoding glutamate-5-semialdehyde dehydrogenase gives rise to the protein MDLDINTIVTEQAKAAKKASKKLALLSSAEKNKALYAMAHALETKTPIILKANMLDMEDGRQKGLSAAMLDRLLLTTERIAQMADGLRQIASLDDPIGNGIMSHRRPNGLDIRCIRVPLGLIGIIYEARPNVTADAIGLCLKSGNAVILRGGSEAIKSNTILASILAEAAHSAGIPEGAVQFVKITDHSAVDVMMRLNKYIDVIIPRGGAGLIKRVVENSIVPVIETGVGICHIYVDDKANMDMATKIIINAKTTRPAVCNAVETVLIHQGIANEFLPLLCEKLKSYKVEIRGCEKCCQICPDLKLATDEDWATEYGDLILSVKIVTDMDEAIDHINNFGSGHSEAIITDCYTNALKFQKNVDAAAVYVNASTRFTDGNEFGFGAEIGISTQKLHARGPMGLEALTTMKYLIYGEGQVR